Proteins encoded together in one Salmo trutta chromosome 3, fSalTru1.1, whole genome shotgun sequence window:
- the LOC115189028 gene encoding CCR4-NOT transcription complex subunit 3 isoform X2: MADKRKLQGEIDRCLKKVAEGVEQFEDIWQKLHNAANANQKEKYEADLKKEIKKLQRLRDQIKTWVASNEIKDKRQLVENRKVIETQMERFKVVERETKTKAYSKEGLGLALKVDPAQREKEETGNWLTNTIDTLNMQVDQFESEVESLFIQTRKKKGEKEDRIEELKRFIERHRYHIRMLETILRMLDNDSVQVDSIQKIKDDVEYYMESSQDPDFEENEFIYDDLDLEDIRESPMDSQELDDESWDDHDDDAHAISSAALVATSPTGMGNIEDEMFLHSSSTPTSTTSSSPIPPSPATCTAENSEDDKKRGRSTDSDVSQSPAKNGTSSLLLSFSSSANSGSSSSSSSLVSMAAVVGGNPGIPTSNSLIGSFSSAVQQHQPQPPQQPILQPLQQPQQPQTKPCTPSPPSHPLLSTAPSLPTPTTPISVSPNSLPQVSSGHILNSSLGLGLGLGKVGMTGTSSANSMSGLGLTGMSASLNTMAGLLSGSTHAPYAQAAALGGLGLSTTTQSSVSVESSSIPTSCSSGVTTNGAGTGLGLLGSSPAHSSLTGGILGLVPGQSVIPGPPQIPLSPVGAAPGGAVGMMGGNGGSMGPIGGGVGSNIIPARPPSGLKQNGSTSYSAVVAESTAESAFSTPSQSQSSQPSSLTSSASQPMDNGPSLISSITLPPSSPSPSFSDSIPGGGSLLNGPHSYTQASEGLKLPTDLRQILMEPRMSAQAPEPPGAMATATNTRKRKQCQAPEPLSSLKAMAERAALGSGLDGEIPNLHLTDRDIFSGSSAAPGTPAVPQPSLSEVSIPPSLGVCPLGPTPLSKDQVYQQTMQESAWTHMPHPSDSERIRQYLMRNPCPTLPFHHQMPPHHSDSIEFYQRLSTETLFFIFYYLEGTKAQYLSAKALKKQSWRFHTKYMMWFQRHEEPKTITDEFEQGTYIYFDYEKWGQRKKEGFTFEYRYLEDRDLQ; the protein is encoded by the exons ATGGCTGATAAGAGAAAACTCCAAG GTGAAATTGACAGATGTTTGAAAAAGGTAGCTGAAGGCGTAGAACAGTTTGAAGACATTTGGCAGAAG CTTCACAATGCAGCCAATGCCAACCAAAAGGAAAAATATGAGGCAGACCTTAAAAAAGAGATTAAAAAGCTACAG CGATTGAGGGATCAGATAAAAACATGGGTGGCATCAAATGAGATCAAAGACAAAAGGCAGCTAGTGGAGAATCGCAAGGTCATAGAGACG CAAATGGAGCGGTTTAAGGTGGTAGAGCGGGAGACAAAGACGAAGGCCTACTCTAAAGAAGGCCTTGGGCTCGCCCTGAAAGTGGACCCAGCtcagagggagaaagaagagacGGGAAACTGGCTAACG AATACGATAGACACTCTAAATATGCAGGTGGACCAGTTTGAGAGTGAGGTGGAATCCCTCTTCATTCAAACCAGgaagaagaaaggagagaaagag GATCGCATTGAGGAGCTAAAGAGGTTTATAGAAAGGCATAGGTACCACATTCGCATGCTGGAGACCATCCTGCGCATGCTAGACAACGACTCGGTGCAGGTGGACTCCATCCAGAAGATCAAGGACGACGTGGAGTACTACATGGAGTCGTCACAGGACCCAGACTTTGAGGAGAACGAGTTCATTTACGACGACCTGGATCTGGAGGACATCCGTGAGTCGCCCATGGACAGCCAGGAGCTCGATGACGAGTCCTGGGATGATCATGATGATGATGCTCATGCTATCAGCT ctgcAGCGCTGGTGGCCACCTCTCCGACGGGCATGGGGAACATAGAGGATGAGATGTTCCTCCACTCGAGCAGCActcccacctccaccacctcctcttcccccatccctccatccccggCCACCTGCACTGCT GAGAACTCTGAGGACGATAAGAAGAGAGGGCGGTCGACAGACAGTGACGTTAGTCAG TCTCCTGCGAAGAACGGCACTTCCTCCTTGTTGTTGTCCTTTTCCTCGTCCGCCAATTCCgggtcctcttcttcttcctcctctcttgtATCCATGGCCGCCGTTGTCGGAGGCAACCCTGGGATTCCCACAAGCAACAGTCTAATAGGAAGCTTCAGCAGCGCCGTGCAACAACATCAGCCTCAACCTCCACAGCAACCAATCCTGCAGCCACtgcaacaaccacaacaaccccaaacaaaacCTTGCACCCCCAGCCCACCCAgccaccccctcctctccaccgccccctctctccccacaccCACTACACCCATCTCAGTCTCCCCAAACTCCCTGCCCCAGGTCTCGTCTGGTCATATCCTCAACTCCAGCCTAGGGCTTGGGTTGGGCCTGGGTAAAGTTGGCATGACGGGGACAAGCAGTGCCAACTCAATGTCTGGTCTGGGCCTGACTGGGATGTCTGCCTCTCTGAACACCATGGCAGGCCTGCTCTCTGGGTCCACCCATGCCCCTTACGCCCAGGCAGCTGCGTTGGGAGGCCTGGGTCTGAGTACCACCACCCAGTCCAGTGTCTCAGTGGAGAGCTCCTCCATCCCCACCTCTTGCTCCAGTGGAGTGACCACCAACGGGGCTGGGACAGGCCTGGGCCTGCTGGGGTCCAGCCCAGCACACAGCTCCCTGACTGGGGGGATCCTGGGCCTGGTGCCTGGGCAGAGTGTGATCCCTGGGCCCCCTCAGATCCCTCTCAGCCCGGTCGGTGCTGCCCCTGGAGGGGCAGTGGGGATGATGGGAGGAAACGGAGGAAGCATGGGGCCAATCGGAGGAGGAGTTGGGTCGAACATCATCCCTGCCAGACCGCCCAGTGGACTGAAGCAGAACGGAAGCACAA GTTACAGTGCTGTGGTGGCAGAGAGCACAGCAGAGTCCGCCTTCAGCACACCCAGCCAATCACAGAGCAGCCAGCCTTCCTCGCTGACCTCCTCAGCCAGTCAGCC tatgGACAACGGTCCCAGCCTCATCAGCTCCATCACCTTGCCCCCCAGCTCTCCGTCCCCCTCGTTTTCGGACAGTATCCCCGGTGGTGGGAGTCTCCTCAACGGACCCCACTCCTACACACAGGCCTCTGAGGGCCTCAAg CTTCCTACAGACCTCCGTCAGATACTGATGGAGCCCAGAATGTCAGCGCAGGCCCCAGAGCCACCAGGGGCCATGGCAACAGCCACTAACACACGAAAGAGAAAGCAGTGTCAG gccccGGAGCCTCTGAGTTCTCTGAAGGCGATGGCTGAGAGAGCAGCATTAGGATCAGGTCTGGATGGAGAGATCCCCAACCTGCACCTCACAGACAGAG aCATCTTCTCTGGTTCGTCGGCTGCCCCCGGCACGCCCGCGGTCCCCCAGCCCTCCCTGTCGGAGGTGAGCATCCCCCCTTCCCTGGGGGTGTGTCCCCTGGGTCCCACTCCCCTCTCCAAGGACCAGGTGTACCAGCAGACCATGCAGGAGTCTGCTTGGACACACATGCCGCACCCCTCAGACTCCGAGAGGATCAG GCAATACCTGATGAGGAACCCATGCCCCACCCTGCCATTCCATCATCAGATGCCCCCCCACCACTCAGACTCTATAGAGTTCTACCAGAGACTGTCCACAGAGACTCTCTTCTTCATCTTCTACTACCtggag GGCACTAAAGCTCAGTACCTGTCAGCCAAGGCTCTGAAGAAGCAGTCGTGGAGGTTCCACACCAAGTACATGATGTGGTTCCAGAGGCACGAAGAACCCAAGACTATCACTGATGAGTTTGAACAG GGCACTTACATCTACTTTGACTATGAGAAGTGGGGTCAGAGGAAGAAGGAGGGGTTCACCTTTGAGTACAGGTACCTGGAAGACCGAGACCTGCAGTGA
- the LOC115189028 gene encoding CCR4-NOT transcription complex subunit 3 isoform X3: MADKRKLQGEIDRCLKKVAEGVEQFEDIWQKLHNAANANQKEKYEADLKKEIKKLQRLRDQIKTWVASNEIKDKRQLVENRKVIETQMERFKVVERETKTKAYSKEGLGLALKVDPAQREKEETGNWLTNTIDTLNMQVDQFESEVESLFIQTRKKKGEKEKQDRIEELKRFIERHRYHIRMLETILRMLDNDSVQVDSIQKIKDDVEYYMESSQDPDFEENEFIYDDLDLEDIPAALVATSPTGMGNIEDEMFLHSSSTPTSTTSSSPIPPSPATCTAENSEDDKKRGRSTDSDVSQSPAKNGTSSLLLSFSSSANSGSSSSSSSLVSMAAVVGGNPGIPTSNSLIGSFSSAVQQHQPQPPQQPILQPLQQPQQPQTKPCTPSPPSHPLLSTAPSLPTPTTPISVSPNSLPQVSSGHILNSSLGLGLGLGKVGMTGTSSANSMSGLGLTGMSASLNTMAGLLSGSTHAPYAQAAALGGLGLSTTTQSSVSVESSSIPTSCSSGVTTNGAGTGLGLLGSSPAHSSLTGGILGLVPGQSVIPGPPQIPLSPVGAAPGGAVGMMGGNGGSMGPIGGGVGSNIIPARPPSGLKQNGSTSYSAVVAESTAESAFSTPSQSQSSQPSSLTSSASQPMDNGPSLISSITLPPSSPSPSFSDSIPGGGSLLNGPHSYTQASEGLKLPTDLRQILMEPRMSAQAPEPPGAMATATNTRKRKQCQAPEPLSSLKAMAERAALGSGLDGEIPNLHLTDRDIFSGSSAAPGTPAVPQPSLSEVSIPPSLGVCPLGPTPLSKDQVYQQTMQESAWTHMPHPSDSERIRQYLMRNPCPTLPFHHQMPPHHSDSIEFYQRLSTETLFFIFYYLEGTKAQYLSAKALKKQSWRFHTKYMMWFQRHEEPKTITDEFEQGTYIYFDYEKWGQRKKEGFTFEYRYLEDRDLQ, translated from the exons ATGGCTGATAAGAGAAAACTCCAAG GTGAAATTGACAGATGTTTGAAAAAGGTAGCTGAAGGCGTAGAACAGTTTGAAGACATTTGGCAGAAG CTTCACAATGCAGCCAATGCCAACCAAAAGGAAAAATATGAGGCAGACCTTAAAAAAGAGATTAAAAAGCTACAG CGATTGAGGGATCAGATAAAAACATGGGTGGCATCAAATGAGATCAAAGACAAAAGGCAGCTAGTGGAGAATCGCAAGGTCATAGAGACG CAAATGGAGCGGTTTAAGGTGGTAGAGCGGGAGACAAAGACGAAGGCCTACTCTAAAGAAGGCCTTGGGCTCGCCCTGAAAGTGGACCCAGCtcagagggagaaagaagagacGGGAAACTGGCTAACG AATACGATAGACACTCTAAATATGCAGGTGGACCAGTTTGAGAGTGAGGTGGAATCCCTCTTCATTCAAACCAGgaagaagaaaggagagaaagag AAGCAGGATCGCATTGAGGAGCTAAAGAGGTTTATAGAAAGGCATAGGTACCACATTCGCATGCTGGAGACCATCCTGCGCATGCTAGACAACGACTCGGTGCAGGTGGACTCCATCCAGAAGATCAAGGACGACGTGGAGTACTACATGGAGTCGTCACAGGACCCAGACTTTGAGGAGAACGAGTTCATTTACGACGACCTGGATCTGGAGGACATCC ctgcAGCGCTGGTGGCCACCTCTCCGACGGGCATGGGGAACATAGAGGATGAGATGTTCCTCCACTCGAGCAGCActcccacctccaccacctcctcttcccccatccctccatccccggCCACCTGCACTGCT GAGAACTCTGAGGACGATAAGAAGAGAGGGCGGTCGACAGACAGTGACGTTAGTCAG TCTCCTGCGAAGAACGGCACTTCCTCCTTGTTGTTGTCCTTTTCCTCGTCCGCCAATTCCgggtcctcttcttcttcctcctctcttgtATCCATGGCCGCCGTTGTCGGAGGCAACCCTGGGATTCCCACAAGCAACAGTCTAATAGGAAGCTTCAGCAGCGCCGTGCAACAACATCAGCCTCAACCTCCACAGCAACCAATCCTGCAGCCACtgcaacaaccacaacaaccccaaacaaaacCTTGCACCCCCAGCCCACCCAgccaccccctcctctccaccgccccctctctccccacaccCACTACACCCATCTCAGTCTCCCCAAACTCCCTGCCCCAGGTCTCGTCTGGTCATATCCTCAACTCCAGCCTAGGGCTTGGGTTGGGCCTGGGTAAAGTTGGCATGACGGGGACAAGCAGTGCCAACTCAATGTCTGGTCTGGGCCTGACTGGGATGTCTGCCTCTCTGAACACCATGGCAGGCCTGCTCTCTGGGTCCACCCATGCCCCTTACGCCCAGGCAGCTGCGTTGGGAGGCCTGGGTCTGAGTACCACCACCCAGTCCAGTGTCTCAGTGGAGAGCTCCTCCATCCCCACCTCTTGCTCCAGTGGAGTGACCACCAACGGGGCTGGGACAGGCCTGGGCCTGCTGGGGTCCAGCCCAGCACACAGCTCCCTGACTGGGGGGATCCTGGGCCTGGTGCCTGGGCAGAGTGTGATCCCTGGGCCCCCTCAGATCCCTCTCAGCCCGGTCGGTGCTGCCCCTGGAGGGGCAGTGGGGATGATGGGAGGAAACGGAGGAAGCATGGGGCCAATCGGAGGAGGAGTTGGGTCGAACATCATCCCTGCCAGACCGCCCAGTGGACTGAAGCAGAACGGAAGCACAA GTTACAGTGCTGTGGTGGCAGAGAGCACAGCAGAGTCCGCCTTCAGCACACCCAGCCAATCACAGAGCAGCCAGCCTTCCTCGCTGACCTCCTCAGCCAGTCAGCC tatgGACAACGGTCCCAGCCTCATCAGCTCCATCACCTTGCCCCCCAGCTCTCCGTCCCCCTCGTTTTCGGACAGTATCCCCGGTGGTGGGAGTCTCCTCAACGGACCCCACTCCTACACACAGGCCTCTGAGGGCCTCAAg CTTCCTACAGACCTCCGTCAGATACTGATGGAGCCCAGAATGTCAGCGCAGGCCCCAGAGCCACCAGGGGCCATGGCAACAGCCACTAACACACGAAAGAGAAAGCAGTGTCAG gccccGGAGCCTCTGAGTTCTCTGAAGGCGATGGCTGAGAGAGCAGCATTAGGATCAGGTCTGGATGGAGAGATCCCCAACCTGCACCTCACAGACAGAG aCATCTTCTCTGGTTCGTCGGCTGCCCCCGGCACGCCCGCGGTCCCCCAGCCCTCCCTGTCGGAGGTGAGCATCCCCCCTTCCCTGGGGGTGTGTCCCCTGGGTCCCACTCCCCTCTCCAAGGACCAGGTGTACCAGCAGACCATGCAGGAGTCTGCTTGGACACACATGCCGCACCCCTCAGACTCCGAGAGGATCAG GCAATACCTGATGAGGAACCCATGCCCCACCCTGCCATTCCATCATCAGATGCCCCCCCACCACTCAGACTCTATAGAGTTCTACCAGAGACTGTCCACAGAGACTCTCTTCTTCATCTTCTACTACCtggag GGCACTAAAGCTCAGTACCTGTCAGCCAAGGCTCTGAAGAAGCAGTCGTGGAGGTTCCACACCAAGTACATGATGTGGTTCCAGAGGCACGAAGAACCCAAGACTATCACTGATGAGTTTGAACAG GGCACTTACATCTACTTTGACTATGAGAAGTGGGGTCAGAGGAAGAAGGAGGGGTTCACCTTTGAGTACAGGTACCTGGAAGACCGAGACCTGCAGTGA
- the LOC115189028 gene encoding CCR4-NOT transcription complex subunit 3 isoform X4: MADKRKLQGEIDRCLKKVAEGVEQFEDIWQKLHNAANANQKEKYEADLKKEIKKLQRLRDQIKTWVASNEIKDKRQLVENRKVIETQMERFKVVERETKTKAYSKEGLGLALKVDPAQREKEETGNWLTNTIDTLNMQVDQFESEVESLFIQTRKKKGEKEKQDRIEELKRFIERHRYHIRMLETILRMLDNDSVQVDSIQKIKDDVEYYMESSQDPDFEENEFIYDDLDLEDIRESPMDSQELDDESWDDHDDDAHAISSAALVATSPTGMGNIEDEMFLHSSSTPTSTTSSSPIPPSPATCTAENSEDDKKRGRSTDSDVSQSPAKNGTSSLLLSFSSSANSGSSSSSSSLVSMAAVVGGNPGIPTSNSLIGSFSSAVQQHQPQPPQQPILQPLQQPQQPQTKPCTPSPPSHPLLSTAPSLPTPTTPISVSPNSLPQVSSGHILNSSLGLGLGLGKVGMTGTSSANSMSGLGLTGMSASLNTMAGLLSGSTHAPYAQAAALGGLGLSTTTQSSVSVESSSIPTSCSSGVTTNGAGTGLGLLGSSPAHSSLTGGILGLVPGQSVIPGPPQIPLSPVGAAPGGAVGMMGGNGGSMGPIGGGVGSNIIPARPPSGLKQNGSTSYSAVVAESTAESAFSTPSQSQSSQPSSLTSSASQPMDNGPSLISSITLPPSSPSPSFSDSIPGGGSLLNGPHSYTQASEGLKAPEPLSSLKAMAERAALGSGLDGEIPNLHLTDRDIFSGSSAAPGTPAVPQPSLSEVSIPPSLGVCPLGPTPLSKDQVYQQTMQESAWTHMPHPSDSERIRQYLMRNPCPTLPFHHQMPPHHSDSIEFYQRLSTETLFFIFYYLEGTKAQYLSAKALKKQSWRFHTKYMMWFQRHEEPKTITDEFEQGTYIYFDYEKWGQRKKEGFTFEYRYLEDRDLQ, translated from the exons ATGGCTGATAAGAGAAAACTCCAAG GTGAAATTGACAGATGTTTGAAAAAGGTAGCTGAAGGCGTAGAACAGTTTGAAGACATTTGGCAGAAG CTTCACAATGCAGCCAATGCCAACCAAAAGGAAAAATATGAGGCAGACCTTAAAAAAGAGATTAAAAAGCTACAG CGATTGAGGGATCAGATAAAAACATGGGTGGCATCAAATGAGATCAAAGACAAAAGGCAGCTAGTGGAGAATCGCAAGGTCATAGAGACG CAAATGGAGCGGTTTAAGGTGGTAGAGCGGGAGACAAAGACGAAGGCCTACTCTAAAGAAGGCCTTGGGCTCGCCCTGAAAGTGGACCCAGCtcagagggagaaagaagagacGGGAAACTGGCTAACG AATACGATAGACACTCTAAATATGCAGGTGGACCAGTTTGAGAGTGAGGTGGAATCCCTCTTCATTCAAACCAGgaagaagaaaggagagaaagag AAGCAGGATCGCATTGAGGAGCTAAAGAGGTTTATAGAAAGGCATAGGTACCACATTCGCATGCTGGAGACCATCCTGCGCATGCTAGACAACGACTCGGTGCAGGTGGACTCCATCCAGAAGATCAAGGACGACGTGGAGTACTACATGGAGTCGTCACAGGACCCAGACTTTGAGGAGAACGAGTTCATTTACGACGACCTGGATCTGGAGGACATCCGTGAGTCGCCCATGGACAGCCAGGAGCTCGATGACGAGTCCTGGGATGATCATGATGATGATGCTCATGCTATCAGCT ctgcAGCGCTGGTGGCCACCTCTCCGACGGGCATGGGGAACATAGAGGATGAGATGTTCCTCCACTCGAGCAGCActcccacctccaccacctcctcttcccccatccctccatccccggCCACCTGCACTGCT GAGAACTCTGAGGACGATAAGAAGAGAGGGCGGTCGACAGACAGTGACGTTAGTCAG TCTCCTGCGAAGAACGGCACTTCCTCCTTGTTGTTGTCCTTTTCCTCGTCCGCCAATTCCgggtcctcttcttcttcctcctctcttgtATCCATGGCCGCCGTTGTCGGAGGCAACCCTGGGATTCCCACAAGCAACAGTCTAATAGGAAGCTTCAGCAGCGCCGTGCAACAACATCAGCCTCAACCTCCACAGCAACCAATCCTGCAGCCACtgcaacaaccacaacaaccccaaacaaaacCTTGCACCCCCAGCCCACCCAgccaccccctcctctccaccgccccctctctccccacaccCACTACACCCATCTCAGTCTCCCCAAACTCCCTGCCCCAGGTCTCGTCTGGTCATATCCTCAACTCCAGCCTAGGGCTTGGGTTGGGCCTGGGTAAAGTTGGCATGACGGGGACAAGCAGTGCCAACTCAATGTCTGGTCTGGGCCTGACTGGGATGTCTGCCTCTCTGAACACCATGGCAGGCCTGCTCTCTGGGTCCACCCATGCCCCTTACGCCCAGGCAGCTGCGTTGGGAGGCCTGGGTCTGAGTACCACCACCCAGTCCAGTGTCTCAGTGGAGAGCTCCTCCATCCCCACCTCTTGCTCCAGTGGAGTGACCACCAACGGGGCTGGGACAGGCCTGGGCCTGCTGGGGTCCAGCCCAGCACACAGCTCCCTGACTGGGGGGATCCTGGGCCTGGTGCCTGGGCAGAGTGTGATCCCTGGGCCCCCTCAGATCCCTCTCAGCCCGGTCGGTGCTGCCCCTGGAGGGGCAGTGGGGATGATGGGAGGAAACGGAGGAAGCATGGGGCCAATCGGAGGAGGAGTTGGGTCGAACATCATCCCTGCCAGACCGCCCAGTGGACTGAAGCAGAACGGAAGCACAA GTTACAGTGCTGTGGTGGCAGAGAGCACAGCAGAGTCCGCCTTCAGCACACCCAGCCAATCACAGAGCAGCCAGCCTTCCTCGCTGACCTCCTCAGCCAGTCAGCC tatgGACAACGGTCCCAGCCTCATCAGCTCCATCACCTTGCCCCCCAGCTCTCCGTCCCCCTCGTTTTCGGACAGTATCCCCGGTGGTGGGAGTCTCCTCAACGGACCCCACTCCTACACACAGGCCTCTGAGGGCCTCAAg gccccGGAGCCTCTGAGTTCTCTGAAGGCGATGGCTGAGAGAGCAGCATTAGGATCAGGTCTGGATGGAGAGATCCCCAACCTGCACCTCACAGACAGAG aCATCTTCTCTGGTTCGTCGGCTGCCCCCGGCACGCCCGCGGTCCCCCAGCCCTCCCTGTCGGAGGTGAGCATCCCCCCTTCCCTGGGGGTGTGTCCCCTGGGTCCCACTCCCCTCTCCAAGGACCAGGTGTACCAGCAGACCATGCAGGAGTCTGCTTGGACACACATGCCGCACCCCTCAGACTCCGAGAGGATCAG GCAATACCTGATGAGGAACCCATGCCCCACCCTGCCATTCCATCATCAGATGCCCCCCCACCACTCAGACTCTATAGAGTTCTACCAGAGACTGTCCACAGAGACTCTCTTCTTCATCTTCTACTACCtggag GGCACTAAAGCTCAGTACCTGTCAGCCAAGGCTCTGAAGAAGCAGTCGTGGAGGTTCCACACCAAGTACATGATGTGGTTCCAGAGGCACGAAGAACCCAAGACTATCACTGATGAGTTTGAACAG GGCACTTACATCTACTTTGACTATGAGAAGTGGGGTCAGAGGAAGAAGGAGGGGTTCACCTTTGAGTACAGGTACCTGGAAGACCGAGACCTGCAGTGA